The window CATCCCTTTTTAAAAACGGGGGTTGAATTCCTCGATCTCCCTGGAACCAACGATCGCGAAGAGCAAGATAATTTAGTGCGCGATCGTCTCCTCAGCGCCGATCTCATCGTACAGGTTTTGGACGCACGAAAATTAATGACCTTGGGAGAACGGGAAAATCTCAGGGATTGGTTGCTCGATCGCGGAATTAAAACTGTTATTTTTGTCGTTAACTTTCTCAATTTATTAGAACCCGACGAACAAAAACAAGTCTCCCATCGAATGCGGTTTGTCGCCGAGAGTTTTCGTTCCGAATTGCCACCGGGAACGAGTAATTTGTACCGCGTGGATGCCTTACCCGCGTTGAGAGCGAGGTTGAAGGGGGATACCGCCGCCGCACAAACAACGGGACTCGCCGCATTTGAATCCGCCTTACAAACCCTCGTACAGCAACAAAAAGAACAAACAGAAATTCGCTTACCGCGCGTACTTGCCATTGCCGAACAAATTCAGCACGCCTTAACCAGTAAAATAGACGCGATCGCGCAAGAACTTCAAGAACAAAAGCAAAAACATCAAAACCGCGCCGAAATTCAACGCAAAGCCGAAAAACTCCTACAACAAGGCTTCCAACGCAGCAGTTCCGAATTTCAAAGTTGGCTTTATTTATCCAATTTACTCTCTCAACACGAATCCGAACTCGCCACCGCCTTGCAGCAAGGAACCTTTGAAACCTGGGAAACCAAGTTCAAAAAAGCCGTTACTTCCCACACACAAGCGTTAGGAGAATGGGTTAAAAAGGGGTGCGAATTTTTCGCGCACGAACATCCTGGCGAATTGCACCTTTCCTATCCCAACGCACCGCACATTGAACTTCCCCCACAACCCTCTCCCACTGTGAAGAAAAGCGACGAGGATCTTCCCGTCGCGATCGCGGCAGGGTTAGG of the Lusitaniella coriacea LEGE 07157 genome contains:
- a CDS encoding dynamin family protein, whose protein sequence is MQPDNAYTLISHLRTALGAIELDKTSQLYRDGTAVCDYFEHPVFRIAVFAPFNYGKSTLLNALLGKRTLPIDLVPTTGAAISVRYGEEVRSQITLTDGTTIDRAGTKILQDYAILDDERRMRDDVELVVVDCNHPFLKTGVEFLDLPGTNDREEQDNLVRDRLLSADLIVQVLDARKLMTLGERENLRDWLLDRGIKTVIFVVNFLNLLEPDEQKQVSHRMRFVAESFRSELPPGTSNLYRVDALPALRARLKGDTAAAQTTGLAAFESALQTLVQQQKEQTEIRLPRVLAIAEQIQHALTSKIDAIAQELQEQKQKHQNRAEIQRKAEKLLQQGFQRSSSEFQSWLYLSNLLSQHESELATALQQGTFETWETKFKKAVTSHTQALGEWVKKGCEFFAHEHPGELHLSYPNAPHIELPPQPSPTVKKSDEDLPVAIAAGLGFMVGGPVGAVVAGGTGYILNKITGEKEPIPSPSPSNSPLTNCADAAKTYFTRFSEDAFSQLQQYETLAQKTLCFQASEYSPETTPAYHQHQFLNTLLQDLNEAITQTTI